The genomic region TCTGCGCCGCCGCCAAGCGTCTGATCATCGAACAAGGCGTGGTCGAGGCGTTCACCCGCAAGTTCGTCGAAGCCACCCGCAAGCTGGTGGTGGGCGATCCGCTGTCGGCCGAAACCTATATAGGGCCGATGGCCCGTTTCGACCTGCGCGACGAACTGGATCAACAGGTCCAGGCGACCCTGGCCGAAGGTGCGACCTTGCTGCTGGGCGGTAAAAAAGCCGAAGGCACCGGCAACTTCTACGAGCCGACCGTGCTGGCCGATGTCACCGAACAGATGACCTCGTTCCGGCAGGAGCTGTTTGGGCCGGTGGCTTCGATCATCACAGCACGGGATGCGCGCCATGCGGTGGAGCTGGCCAATGACAGTGAGTTCGGTCTGACCTCGACGATCTACACCGCCAATGTCGACCTGGCGCAGCAGATTACCGGTGAGCTGGAAACCGGTGGGGTGTTCATCAATGGTTACAGTGCCTCCGACCCGCGCGTGGCCTTCGGTGGTGTGAAGAAGAGCGGTTTCGGCCGAGAGCTGTCGCACTTCGGCGTGCGGGAGTTCTGCAATGCGCAGACGGTATGGTTGGACCGTCACTGATCCGAACTGAGCCGGTGATTGGCAGGCTCACCCTGCTATCAACTTATTCACTTTGTGGCGAGCGGGCTTGTCGGGACGCCGCTCGCCACCTGCGTGGCATCCTCCCCCCAAAATATCATCTGATCCGTATTTTTATTCACTACCTGAATCTGTATCGGGATCAGATTTCCCCTGACAATAAGTCACCGCCCGACGTCTCGGGCCGTGCTTGAGGGGAGAGTTCGATATGACCCGGTTTTCGCTGCACCACAATTCCTTGGCTCAGGAGTCCTGAAATCATGGGCAAGATGGCAATTTTCCTCGGCGGTTTCCTGCTACTGACTATCGGGATCGGCCTGCTGGCCACCATCTCGCCGATGTAAACGGCAGATGATGACTGCGTAGGTTGTCCGCATCAGGCGTGCAAAGGGTTGATCCCGCAGCGCACGCCTGATCATCGGCACCACCGGCCCCTTCACTCTGGATGAGGGGGCATCTGTTTTGGCGCCAGGTCGACGATCCAGGGTTCGAAGCGCTGGCCGAAGGCAACTGTCACGTTGAACCCGAACGTGCCATTCTCGCCCTCCTCGTAGCGTTGCCCTTTTATCTGCTGCCGGATCGGCTCCAGTATCGTCCTGAAGGCGGCAGGTACATTGATAGTCTCCGTAGCGACCTCACTGACGCGGCCCGTCAGCAGCCGTGGCCGGTTTTCATTACTGGCAAGAACCAGGGGGGCAATCCTGCCGGGAATGATCAGGTACCGAGTCGTATCCTCGTACTGTTTGCGTAATGCCTGGGCGTCCAGGCCAGCGTCAATCAGAAACAACCGACTGGCACTGTACGACTCGATTGCCAGCGCTCGACGGGCTTCGGCCAAGCCGTTGTTCGAGGCCTCTAGCGCGATGGCTCGCGATAAGCGCGCCTGCGCCTTTTCAAGGGCTTGCTGATATGCGGGACCATTGAACTCGAAAACCAGGAACACCGGCCGGGAAATCCGCTTCAGGTAACTGTGGCTCCCGGACTGAATATCGGAGAGTTTCGAGAGATCGAACCCCAGGGCCGCCAGCTTCTCCTTGTTCAACCAGTCAGTCAGGCCTGCAGAGTCGGAGTTGCCATACTCTTGCGCATACAGACCCCGCAGACGCAGGCGCAGCGCCAGACCGCTGTTGTCGGCGTCATTATCGTAAGGCAAGTACAATTCGCGCTGCGACAGACTCAACAACGCTTGCGGCGTCCCGCTGCGGTTATAGGCTACCCCGAGCAAAACCACCACCTGGGTGGCGAGAATCAACATCACGCCAGCAATCAATGTGTGACGGCTTGTCCACTTGCTCATTGGGCACCTCCGGACTGCAGCGCCCGCAGTTTCTTGAGCGCCACCAGCAGCAACACGGCAGCCAGGCCGA from Pseudomonas asplenii harbors:
- a CDS encoding DUF4824 family protein: MLILATQVVVLLGVAYNRSGTPQALLSLSQRELYLPYDNDADNSGLALRLRLRGLYAQEYGNSDSAGLTDWLNKEKLAALGFDLSKLSDIQSGSHSYLKRISRPVFLVFEFNGPAYQQALEKAQARLSRAIALEASNNGLAEARRALAIESYSASRLFLIDAGLDAQALRKQYEDTTRYLIIPGRIAPLVLASNENRPRLLTGRVSEVATETINVPAAFRTILEPIRQQIKGQRYEEGENGTFGFNVTVAFGQRFEPWIVDLAPKQMPPHPE